One window from the genome of Xiphophorus hellerii strain 12219 chromosome 16, Xiphophorus_hellerii-4.1, whole genome shotgun sequence encodes:
- the elavl3 gene encoding ELAV-like protein 3 isoform X11, protein MVTQIISTMETQVSNGPSGTSLPNGPVISTNGSTDDSKTNLIVNYLPQNMTQEEFKSLFGSIGEIESCKLVRDKITGQSLGYGFVNYVDPNDADKAINTLNGLKLQTKTIKVSYARPSSASIRDANLYVSGLPKTMSQKDMEQLFSQYGRIITSRILVDQVTAGISRGVGFIRFDKRNEAEEAIKGLNGQKPLGAAEPITVKFANNPSQKTGQALLTQLYQTAARRYTGPLHHQTQRFSSPPLFPRFSPITIDSMTSLAGVNLTGPTGAGWCIFVYNLSPEADESVLWQLFGPFGAVTNVKVIRDFTTNKCKGFGFVTMTNYDEAAMAIASLNGYRLGDRVLQVSFKTSKQHKA, encoded by the exons CAGATAATCAGCACCATGGAAACGCAGGTGTCCAACGGTCCAAGCGGAACCAGTCTGCCCAACGGCCCAGTCATCAGCACAAATGGCTCCACAGATGACAGCAAAACCAACTTGATCGTCAACTATCTGCCTCAGAACATGACCCAGGAAGAATTCAAAAGTTTGTTTGGTAGCATTGGAGAGATCGAATCCTGCAAGCTAGTCAGAGATAAGATAACAG GTCAGAGTTTGGGATATGGTTTTGTAAACTATGTGGATCCAAATGACGCAGACAAGGCTATCAACACACTAAATGGTCTCAAATTGCAGACTAAAACAATCAAG GTATCATATGCCAGGCCAAGTTCAGCCTCCATCCGTGATGCCAACCTTTATGTGAGCGGACTCCCCAAAACCATGAGCCAGAAAGACATGGAGCAGCTGTTCTCCCAGTATGGTCGCATCATCACGTCCCGCATCCTTGTGGACCAAGTTACAG CAGGCATATCACGGGGAGTGGGCTTCATCCGGTTTGACAAGCGAAATGAAGCAGAGGAGGCCATCAAAGGACTGAACGGGCAGAAGCCTTTGGGTGCCGCTGAGCCAATCACAGTCAAGTTTGCCAACAACCCAAGCCAGAAAACAGGCCAGGCCTTACTGACTCAGCTGTACCAAACTGCTGCCCGTCGCTACACGGGACCCCTGCACCACCAGACTCAACGTTTCAG ttctcctcctctctttccCAGATTCTCCCCCATCACCATTGACAGCATGACCAGTCTGGCCGGTGTCAACCTAACCGGTCCCACCGGAGCCGGCTGGTGCATCTTCGTCTACAACCTGTCGCCCGAGGCAGACGAGAGCGTCCTGTGGCAGCTCTTTGGGCCTTTCGGCGCTGTTACCAATGTCAAAGTCATCCGTGACTTCACCACCAACAAATGCAAGGGCTTCGGCTTCGTCACGATGACCAACTACGACGAAGCCGCCATGGCTATCGCCAGTCTAAATGGCTACCGCCTGGGCGATCGCGTGCTGCAGGTTTCCTTCAAAACCAGCAAGCAGCACAAGGCCTGA
- the elavl3 gene encoding ELAV-like protein 3 isoform X1 produces MVTQIISTMETQVSNGPSGTSLPNGPVISTNGSTDDSKTNLIVNYLPQNMTQEEFKSLFGSIGEIESCKLVRDKITGQSLGYGFVNYVDPNDADKAINTLNGLKLQTKTIKVSYARPSSASIRDANLYVSGLPKTMSQKDMEQLFSQYGRIITSRILVDQVTAGISRGVGFIRFDKRNEAEEAIKGLNGQKPLGAAEPITVKFANNPSQKTGQALLTQLYQTAARRYTGPLHHQTQRFSVIPSLGKGPDPNSSSNTILDNLLNASYGVKSSPPLFPRFSPITIDSMTSLAGVNLTGPTGAGWCIFVYNLSPEADESVLWQLFGPFGAVTNVKVIRDFTTNKCKGFGFVTMTNYDEAAMAIASLNGYRLGDRVLQVSFKTSKQHKA; encoded by the exons CAGATAATCAGCACCATGGAAACGCAGGTGTCCAACGGTCCAAGCGGAACCAGTCTGCCCAACGGCCCAGTCATCAGCACAAATGGCTCCACAGATGACAGCAAAACCAACTTGATCGTCAACTATCTGCCTCAGAACATGACCCAGGAAGAATTCAAAAGTTTGTTTGGTAGCATTGGAGAGATCGAATCCTGCAAGCTAGTCAGAGATAAGATAACAG GTCAGAGTTTGGGATATGGTTTTGTAAACTATGTGGATCCAAATGACGCAGACAAGGCTATCAACACACTAAATGGTCTCAAATTGCAGACTAAAACAATCAAG GTATCATATGCCAGGCCAAGTTCAGCCTCCATCCGTGATGCCAACCTTTATGTGAGCGGACTCCCCAAAACCATGAGCCAGAAAGACATGGAGCAGCTGTTCTCCCAGTATGGTCGCATCATCACGTCCCGCATCCTTGTGGACCAAGTTACAG CAGGCATATCACGGGGAGTGGGCTTCATCCGGTTTGACAAGCGAAATGAAGCAGAGGAGGCCATCAAAGGACTGAACGGGCAGAAGCCTTTGGGTGCCGCTGAGCCAATCACAGTCAAGTTTGCCAACAACCCAAGCCAGAAAACAGGCCAGGCCTTACTGACTCAGCTGTACCAAACTGCTGCCCGTCGCTACACGGGACCCCTGCACCACCAGACTCAACGTTTCAG TGTGATCCCTTCACTTGGAAAGGGACCAGATCCAAATAGCAGCTCAAACACAAT ACTCGACAATTTACTAAACGCCAGCTACGGAGTCAAGAG ttctcctcctctctttccCAGATTCTCCCCCATCACCATTGACAGCATGACCAGTCTGGCCGGTGTCAACCTAACCGGTCCCACCGGAGCCGGCTGGTGCATCTTCGTCTACAACCTGTCGCCCGAGGCAGACGAGAGCGTCCTGTGGCAGCTCTTTGGGCCTTTCGGCGCTGTTACCAATGTCAAAGTCATCCGTGACTTCACCACCAACAAATGCAAGGGCTTCGGCTTCGTCACGATGACCAACTACGACGAAGCCGCCATGGCTATCGCCAGTCTAAATGGCTACCGCCTGGGCGATCGCGTGCTGCAGGTTTCCTTCAAAACCAGCAAGCAGCACAAGGCCTGA
- the elavl3 gene encoding ELAV-like protein 3 isoform X9 gives MVTIISTMETQVSNGPSGTSLPNGPVISTNGSTDDSKTNLIVNYLPQNMTQEEFKSLFGSIGEIESCKLVRDKITGQSLGYGFVNYVDPNDADKAINTLNGLKLQTKTIKVSYARPSSASIRDANLYVSGLPKTMSQKDMEQLFSQYGRIITSRILVDQVTAGISRGVGFIRFDKRNEAEEAIKGLNGQKPLGAAEPITVKFANNPSQKTGQALLTQLYQTAARRYTGPLHHQTQRFRLDNLLNASYGVKRFSPITIDSMTSLAGVNLTGPTGAGWCIFVYNLSPEADESVLWQLFGPFGAVTNVKVIRDFTTNKCKGFGFVTMTNYDEAAMAIASLNGYRLGDRVLQVSFKTSKQHKA, from the exons ATAATCAGCACCATGGAAACGCAGGTGTCCAACGGTCCAAGCGGAACCAGTCTGCCCAACGGCCCAGTCATCAGCACAAATGGCTCCACAGATGACAGCAAAACCAACTTGATCGTCAACTATCTGCCTCAGAACATGACCCAGGAAGAATTCAAAAGTTTGTTTGGTAGCATTGGAGAGATCGAATCCTGCAAGCTAGTCAGAGATAAGATAACAG GTCAGAGTTTGGGATATGGTTTTGTAAACTATGTGGATCCAAATGACGCAGACAAGGCTATCAACACACTAAATGGTCTCAAATTGCAGACTAAAACAATCAAG GTATCATATGCCAGGCCAAGTTCAGCCTCCATCCGTGATGCCAACCTTTATGTGAGCGGACTCCCCAAAACCATGAGCCAGAAAGACATGGAGCAGCTGTTCTCCCAGTATGGTCGCATCATCACGTCCCGCATCCTTGTGGACCAAGTTACAG CAGGCATATCACGGGGAGTGGGCTTCATCCGGTTTGACAAGCGAAATGAAGCAGAGGAGGCCATCAAAGGACTGAACGGGCAGAAGCCTTTGGGTGCCGCTGAGCCAATCACAGTCAAGTTTGCCAACAACCCAAGCCAGAAAACAGGCCAGGCCTTACTGACTCAGCTGTACCAAACTGCTGCCCGTCGCTACACGGGACCCCTGCACCACCAGACTCAACGTTTCAG ACTCGACAATTTACTAAACGCCAGCTACGGAGTCAAGAG ATTCTCCCCCATCACCATTGACAGCATGACCAGTCTGGCCGGTGTCAACCTAACCGGTCCCACCGGAGCCGGCTGGTGCATCTTCGTCTACAACCTGTCGCCCGAGGCAGACGAGAGCGTCCTGTGGCAGCTCTTTGGGCCTTTCGGCGCTGTTACCAATGTCAAAGTCATCCGTGACTTCACCACCAACAAATGCAAGGGCTTCGGCTTCGTCACGATGACCAACTACGACGAAGCCGCCATGGCTATCGCCAGTCTAAATGGCTACCGCCTGGGCGATCGCGTGCTGCAGGTTTCCTTCAAAACCAGCAAGCAGCACAAGGCCTGA
- the elavl3 gene encoding ELAV-like protein 3 isoform X14, with translation MVTIISTMETQVSNGPSGTSLPNGPVISTNGSTDDSKTNLIVNYLPQNMTQEEFKSLFGSIGEIESCKLVRDKITGQSLGYGFVNYVDPNDADKAINTLNGLKLQTKTIKVSYARPSSASIRDANLYVSGLPKTMSQKDMEQLFSQYGRIITSRILVDQVTGISRGVGFIRFDKRNEAEEAIKGLNGQKPLGAAEPITVKFANNPSQKTGQALLTQLYQTAARRYTGPLHHQTQRFRFSPITIDSMTSLAGVNLTGPTGAGWCIFVYNLSPEADESVLWQLFGPFGAVTNVKVIRDFTTNKCKGFGFVTMTNYDEAAMAIASLNGYRLGDRVLQVSFKTSKQHKA, from the exons ATAATCAGCACCATGGAAACGCAGGTGTCCAACGGTCCAAGCGGAACCAGTCTGCCCAACGGCCCAGTCATCAGCACAAATGGCTCCACAGATGACAGCAAAACCAACTTGATCGTCAACTATCTGCCTCAGAACATGACCCAGGAAGAATTCAAAAGTTTGTTTGGTAGCATTGGAGAGATCGAATCCTGCAAGCTAGTCAGAGATAAGATAACAG GTCAGAGTTTGGGATATGGTTTTGTAAACTATGTGGATCCAAATGACGCAGACAAGGCTATCAACACACTAAATGGTCTCAAATTGCAGACTAAAACAATCAAG GTATCATATGCCAGGCCAAGTTCAGCCTCCATCCGTGATGCCAACCTTTATGTGAGCGGACTCCCCAAAACCATGAGCCAGAAAGACATGGAGCAGCTGTTCTCCCAGTATGGTCGCATCATCACGTCCCGCATCCTTGTGGACCAAGTTACAG GCATATCACGGGGAGTGGGCTTCATCCGGTTTGACAAGCGAAATGAAGCAGAGGAGGCCATCAAAGGACTGAACGGGCAGAAGCCTTTGGGTGCCGCTGAGCCAATCACAGTCAAGTTTGCCAACAACCCAAGCCAGAAAACAGGCCAGGCCTTACTGACTCAGCTGTACCAAACTGCTGCCCGTCGCTACACGGGACCCCTGCACCACCAGACTCAACGTTTCAG ATTCTCCCCCATCACCATTGACAGCATGACCAGTCTGGCCGGTGTCAACCTAACCGGTCCCACCGGAGCCGGCTGGTGCATCTTCGTCTACAACCTGTCGCCCGAGGCAGACGAGAGCGTCCTGTGGCAGCTCTTTGGGCCTTTCGGCGCTGTTACCAATGTCAAAGTCATCCGTGACTTCACCACCAACAAATGCAAGGGCTTCGGCTTCGTCACGATGACCAACTACGACGAAGCCGCCATGGCTATCGCCAGTCTAAATGGCTACCGCCTGGGCGATCGCGTGCTGCAGGTTTCCTTCAAAACCAGCAAGCAGCACAAGGCCTGA
- the elavl3 gene encoding ELAV-like protein 3 isoform X2, whose protein sequence is MVTIISTMETQVSNGPSGTSLPNGPVISTNGSTDDSKTNLIVNYLPQNMTQEEFKSLFGSIGEIESCKLVRDKITGQSLGYGFVNYVDPNDADKAINTLNGLKLQTKTIKVSYARPSSASIRDANLYVSGLPKTMSQKDMEQLFSQYGRIITSRILVDQVTAGISRGVGFIRFDKRNEAEEAIKGLNGQKPLGAAEPITVKFANNPSQKTGQALLTQLYQTAARRYTGPLHHQTQRFSVIPSLGKGPDPNSSSNTILDNLLNASYGVKSSPPLFPRFSPITIDSMTSLAGVNLTGPTGAGWCIFVYNLSPEADESVLWQLFGPFGAVTNVKVIRDFTTNKCKGFGFVTMTNYDEAAMAIASLNGYRLGDRVLQVSFKTSKQHKA, encoded by the exons ATAATCAGCACCATGGAAACGCAGGTGTCCAACGGTCCAAGCGGAACCAGTCTGCCCAACGGCCCAGTCATCAGCACAAATGGCTCCACAGATGACAGCAAAACCAACTTGATCGTCAACTATCTGCCTCAGAACATGACCCAGGAAGAATTCAAAAGTTTGTTTGGTAGCATTGGAGAGATCGAATCCTGCAAGCTAGTCAGAGATAAGATAACAG GTCAGAGTTTGGGATATGGTTTTGTAAACTATGTGGATCCAAATGACGCAGACAAGGCTATCAACACACTAAATGGTCTCAAATTGCAGACTAAAACAATCAAG GTATCATATGCCAGGCCAAGTTCAGCCTCCATCCGTGATGCCAACCTTTATGTGAGCGGACTCCCCAAAACCATGAGCCAGAAAGACATGGAGCAGCTGTTCTCCCAGTATGGTCGCATCATCACGTCCCGCATCCTTGTGGACCAAGTTACAG CAGGCATATCACGGGGAGTGGGCTTCATCCGGTTTGACAAGCGAAATGAAGCAGAGGAGGCCATCAAAGGACTGAACGGGCAGAAGCCTTTGGGTGCCGCTGAGCCAATCACAGTCAAGTTTGCCAACAACCCAAGCCAGAAAACAGGCCAGGCCTTACTGACTCAGCTGTACCAAACTGCTGCCCGTCGCTACACGGGACCCCTGCACCACCAGACTCAACGTTTCAG TGTGATCCCTTCACTTGGAAAGGGACCAGATCCAAATAGCAGCTCAAACACAAT ACTCGACAATTTACTAAACGCCAGCTACGGAGTCAAGAG ttctcctcctctctttccCAGATTCTCCCCCATCACCATTGACAGCATGACCAGTCTGGCCGGTGTCAACCTAACCGGTCCCACCGGAGCCGGCTGGTGCATCTTCGTCTACAACCTGTCGCCCGAGGCAGACGAGAGCGTCCTGTGGCAGCTCTTTGGGCCTTTCGGCGCTGTTACCAATGTCAAAGTCATCCGTGACTTCACCACCAACAAATGCAAGGGCTTCGGCTTCGTCACGATGACCAACTACGACGAAGCCGCCATGGCTATCGCCAGTCTAAATGGCTACCGCCTGGGCGATCGCGTGCTGCAGGTTTCCTTCAAAACCAGCAAGCAGCACAAGGCCTGA